acaacaacaactgttgctccgacaacaactcctgccccgacaacaacaactgcggcagcaactacaaccacggcagcaactacaacaactgttgctccgacaacaacaactgctgccccaacaacaacaactgctactccaacaacaacaactcctgccccgacaacaacaactacggcagcaactacaacaactgttgctcagacaacaacaactcatgccccgacaacaacaactacggcagccactacaacaactgttgctccgacaacaacaactgctgccccgacaacaacaacaactgctcctccaacaacaactacggcagcaactacaacaattgttgctccgacaacaacaactgctgccccaacaacaacaacaatggcagcaactacaacaacagttgctccgacaacaacaactgctgccccaacaacaacaacaatggcagcaactacaacaacagttgctccgacaacaacaactcctgccccgacaacaacagcTACGGttgcaactacaacaactgctgctccaacaacaacaactcctgccctgacaacaacaactacggcagcaactacaacaactgttgctcccacatcaacaacagttgctccgactacaacaactcctgcacTGACAACAtctacggcagcaactacaacaactcctgccctgacaacaacaactgtttctccgacaacaacaactcctgccccgacaacaacaactgcggcagcaactacaaccacggcagcaaccacaacaactgttgctccgacaacaactgctgccccaacaacaacaacaatggctgcaactacaacaactgttgctccgacaacagcAACTCCTGCCAcgacaacaactgttgctccgacaacaacaacttttgctccgacaacaacaactgctgccccgacaacaacaacaactgctgatccaacaacaactacggcagcaactacaacaactgttgctccaacaacaacaactgttgctccgacaacaacaactcctgccccaacaactgttgctccgacaacaaccactgttgttccgacaacaacaactgctgacccgacaacaacaacaactgttgctccaacaacaacaactgttgctgcGATAGCAACCACTTCTGCCCCTActacaacaacaatggcagcaacaacaacaactgctgctccaacaacaactacagcagccactacaacaattgttgctccgacaacaacaacttttgctccgacaacaacaactgcggctccgacaacaacaacaactgctgctccaacaacaaccacggcagcaactacaacaactgttgctcagacaacaacaactgtttctCCGACAACAACTGCtgacccaacaacaacaacaagggcagcaactacaacaactgttgctcagacaacaacaactcatgccccgacaacaacaactaccgcagccactacaacaactgttgctccgacaacaacaactgctggcccggcaacaacaacaactgctgctccaacaacaactacggcagcaactacaacaactgctgctccaacaacaacaactcctgcaccaacaactgttgctccgacaacaaccactgttgttccgacaacaacaactgctgccccgacaacaacaacaactgctgctccaacaacaactatggcagcaactacaacaactgttgctccaacaacaacaactgttgctgcGATAGCAACCACtactgcccctacaacaacaacaatggcagcaactacaacaactgctgctccaacaacaactacagcagccactacaacaattgttgctccgacaacaacaacttttgctccgacaacaacaactgcggctccgacaacaacaacaactgctgctccaacaacaactacggcagcaactacaacaactgttgctccaacaacagcaactgttgctccgacaacaataactgctgccccaacaacaacaacaatggcagcaactacaacaacagttgctccaacaacaacaactcctgccccgacaacaacaactacggtagcaactacaacaactgctactccaacaacaacaactcctgccccgacaacaacaactacggtagcaactacaacaactgctactccaacaacaacaactcctgccccgacaacaacaactacagcagccactacaacaactaatgccccgacaacaacaactcctgccccgacaacaacaactacagcagccactacaacaactaatgccccgacaacaacaactgctgccccaacaacaacaacaactactgctccaacaacaaccacggcagcaactacaacaacttctgccccaacaacaacaacagctgctgctccaacaacaactacggcagcaattacaacaactgctgctctaacaacaacaacagttgctccgacaacaacaagtcctgccccgacaacaacaactacggcagcaactacaacaactgctgctccaacatcaactacagcagccacttcaacaACTGTTTCTCAGACAAccactgttgctccgacaacaacaactgctgccccgacaacaacaactcatgcCCCGacgacaacaactacggcagcaactacaacaactcctgccccgacaacaacaactgttgctccgacaacaacaacttctgccccgacaacaacaactgcggcagcaactacaacgaCTGTTGCTCCCataacaacaacagttgctctgacaacaacaactcctgccccgacaacaacaactacggcagcaactacaacaactcctaccccgacaacaacaactacggcagcaactacaacaactgctgctccaacaacaactacagcagccactacaacaactaatgccccgacaacaacaactgctgccccgacaacaacaacaactactgctccaacaacaactacggcagcaattacaacaactgctgcagtaacaacaacaactgttgctccgacaacaacaactgctgcccctacaacaacaacaatggcagcagctacaacaactgttgctccgacaacaacaacagcagcaactacaacaactgttgctcccacaacaacaactgttgttccgacaacaacaagtcctgccccgacaacaacaacggcagcaattacaacaactgctgctctaacaacaacaactgtagctccgacaacaacaactgctgccccgacaacaacaacaatggcagcaactacaacaactgttgctccgacaacaacaactcctgccccgacaacaacaactacggcagtaactacaacaactgctgctccaacaacaactacagcagccacttcaacaactgttgctccgacaaccactgttgctccgacaacaacaactgctgtcccgacaaaaacaacaactgctgctccaacaacaattacggcagcaactacaacaactgttgctccaacaacaacaactgttgctccgacaacaacaactgctgcccctaaaacaacaacaatggcaacaactacaacaactgttgctccgacaacaacaacagcagcaactacaacaactgttgctcccacaacaacaactgttgctccgacaacaacaagtcctgccccgacaacaacaactacgacagcatctacaacaactactgctccaaccacaactacagcagccactacaacaactaatgccctgacaacaacaactcctgcccccacaacaacaacaacggctgctccaacaacaactacagcagcaattacaacaactgctgctcccacaacaacaactgttgctccgacaacagcaacccctgccccgacaacaacaactacggcagcaactacaacagctgctactccaacaacaacttttgctcctacaacaactacagctggaactacaactgctgctccaacaacaacaactgttgctccgataacaacaactgctgccctgacaacaacaacaactgctgctccaacaacaactacggcagcaactataacaactgctgctccaaaaacaacaactgttgctccgacaacaacaactcctgcccaaacaacaacaactacggcagcagctacaacaactgctgctccaacaacaactgctgctccaacaacaacaacggcagcaactacaacaactgctgctccaacaacaacaactgttgctccgacaacaacaactgctgccccgacaacaacaacaactgctgctcagacaacaactacagcagcaactacaacaactactgccccgacaacaacaactgctgccccgaccacaacaaccacggcagcaactacaacaactgctactgcaacaacaacaactcctgccccgacatcaacaacaactggtGTTCCTCCTACAATTACAACTACACCATCAACTACATCAActtctgctccaacaacaacgacggcagcatctacaacaactgctgttccaacaacaacaactgttgctctgacaacaacaactcctgccccgacaacaacaactacggcaacaactgcaacaactgctgctccaacaacaactacaacagttactacaacaactactgccccaacaacaacaactgttgctcctacaacaacaactgctgctccaacaacaacaactgttgctccgacaacaacaactgctgccctgacaacaacaggaacggcagcaacaacaacaactgctaatccaacaacaactgctgctccagcaaCAACTAcggcaacaactacaacaactgctgctccaacaacaactacaacagttactacaacaactactgccccaacaacaacaactgttgctcctacaacaacaactgctgctccaacaacaacaactgttgctccgacaacaacaactgctgccctgacaacaacagcaacggcagcaacaacaacaactgctaatccaacaacaactgctgctccagcaacaactacggcagcaactacaacaactggtgctccaacaacaactaaagcagccactacaacaactactgccccgacaacaacaactgctgccccgaccacaacaaccacggcagcaactacaacaactgctactgcaacaacaacaactcctgccccgacatcaacaacaactgctgctccaacaacaacaactacagcagcaacttcaacaacatctgctccaacaacaactacagcagcccctacaacaactactcccccgacaacaacaactgttgcttctacaacaacaactactgccccgacaacaacaactatggcagccactacaacaactgctacttTGACCACAACTACTgacccgacaacaacaactgctgctccaaacaTAACAACTGGTGTTCCTCCTACAATTACAACTACACCatcaactacaacaactgctgttccaacaacaacaactgttgctctgacaacaacaactcctgccccgacaacaacaactacggcaacaactacaacaactgttgctcctacaacaacaactactgccccaacaacaacaactgttgctactactacaacaactactgccccaacaacaacaaccgttgttcctacaacaacaactactgcccaacTCCTCACTGAGGCAACAACCAACTTGACTGCTGAAC
This region of Scophthalmus maximus strain ysfricsl-2021 chromosome 12, ASM2237912v1, whole genome shotgun sequence genomic DNA includes:
- the LOC124850854 gene encoding LOW QUALITY PROTEIN: bromodomain-containing protein DDB_G0280777-like (The sequence of the model RefSeq protein was modified relative to this genomic sequence to represent the inferred CDS: substituted 3 bases at 3 genomic stop codons), producing QQLRQPLQQLLLRQQQLLPRQQQQLLLQQQLRQQLQQLLLRQQQLLPQQQQQWQQLQQQLLRQQQLLPQQQQQWQQLQQQLLRQQQLLPRQQQLRLQLQQLLLQQQQLLPXQQQLRQQLQQLLLPHQQQLLRLQQLLHXQHLRQQLQQLLPXQQQLFLRQQQLLPRQQQLRQQLQPRQQPQQLLLRQQLLPQQQQQWLQLQQLLLRQQQLLPRQQLLLRQQQLLLRQQQLLPRQQQQLLIQQQLRQQLQQLLLQQ